Genomic window (Acidobacteriota bacterium):
ACGCCGAAAGCCACGAAAGATACGCCGGACTGACACGTCCGAATTGCCCGCCGGCGCCAAAATCGTAGTCGAATGAGTTCCAGATCGAGAACATCGACGCGCTCGCGCTGAAACGCTTGTTGAAGCTCCGGTTAACGCTGAAGTTGAAATACGGTTGATAGGCCGAACGCTCCGAATGCCCGAAGAAAGCGCCGGCCCGCGTGAGCGTCCGCTTCGGCCCGAATTCCTCTTCGAAGATCCGTTCGTACGTGAAACCAGATGAGGTATTGACGGACATATTCCCCTGAAGACTGAAACTCAGGCTCGTACCGACGGAACCGTTCTGCGACCGCCCCTTCCAGTCGTAACCCAAACGCGCGCTCTGATTCCAGTTGACGCGAATCAGTTTGGCCTTCGGATTGGATTTCGTGCTCAACCGGTTCATCAGGAAGATCGAATTCGTATTCGTCCGCCGCGTGAACCCGGCATCGGTGCGATAGTCGGCCGACTGTCCCGACGCTTCCACGTACCAACCGCGCGTGTCGGTCGTGTAATCCAGGCTCCAGTTGTATCCGAACCCATTCCCGCTCCGATACTTCGATGTGCCCAAATCGGCATCAAAGAAGAACTTCCTCGAATGCGTGCCGAGAGCCTGGAATGTCATCACGGTCCGGTCGTCCAGTTTGAACGTTCCATCGATTCCGCCTACGAAGTTGCGATTTTTCGGGAAGACGCGCGCCGAACCGAAAAACCCGAGATTGTTGTTCGTTCCGAAATCACGCTTGACGCGCAAGACCGAGAAGAAGGCGTTTTTGTCCACGAATTCCTCGATCGATCCGCAGTTTCGGCCGGGATTCGTCGCGCGTTCACGCTGACAGATCGCCAACTCCGTGCGTTCGTCCTCGGAATAGTTCCCCGGCGCGTTGTCGGACGCCGCGAGAAACCCGAACGATGTTTTGCCGATCTTGCCGGTCAGTTTCGCGGCGATGTCGGGGTCGACGATCGTCCGCGAGTAAAACGGTTGAAGCGGCGAACTGAAGATCTCCTGGCCTTCGAGAAAGAATGGCCGTTTCTCCTGAAAGAAGATCGGAAAACGCTGATTCGCCGTGACCACCGGCGCGTCGGCCTCGATCTCTGCGAAATCGGGATTGAACGCGGCGTCGAGCGTCACGTTCGGCGTGATCGTATATTTAAGCGTCACGCCGATATCCTGCTTGACGGGCTCGTTGACGAATCGACCGGGATCCCGGATCCCGCCCGGATTGAAGATCGGATGATACCGGTTGGCGTTGACGGTCGATCTTGGAATCGTCCGGTTTCGCCGTCCTGTTTCCGAGAGCGTTACGCTTGGAACGATCTCGAGCGTTCGTTCCGACCTTATTTCGTCGAGCCCCGTGATGCGACCGTGTTTTACGAGCGCTCCGGCAACATCCCGATCGTCAGGCAACCACTGATCGAGTTCGTCGTTAAGTCGTTCGATATTGCGCGCGACATTGAAGCCCCAGTGCTTGCCTTTGCCGGCCGAGTATCTTAGGGACTTGAATGGGATCTTCACCTCAACCGACCAACCCCAGTCTTCGATGACTCCTTTTGACTCCATCACGATATCGATCGAGAAGTCCGCGCCTTGCCGGCTGCCTTCTGTAAAAACGCCGTCCTGCTGGATGCCGAGCGGATTGAAACCGAGAAGATACGCACGCCGTTGATCGTCATAGGTGTCGAGCCAGACGCGGACGTTGTCTTCGCCAAAGACCGAATCGCGTTTGGCCACCGTCGCGCGGATCTTGTCGGGCTCGTCCCAGCACTTGAAAGCGATGTAGAGGTTCTTTTCGTCGTAAACCAAATAGACCTCGGTCGGTTTCGACGGCGCGGTGTTGTAGCCCGGATTGGTTTGGTAGAAATCTTTGAAGACCGCGGCCTGTTTCCAGATCTCCTCGTCGGGTTTGCCGTCGATCGACGGACCGGTCTCGATAAACGGGATCTTGATCGAACCGCGCTTTTCGGCTGGAACTTCAACCTTCGAACCGCGCGAGTCGCCCCTGGAATCGGAAACGCCCGCCTCGGTCGTGTTTTTGACGTTCTGCTCCGCCTGCGCTTGAACCGCAAACGAAAAGAACAAGATCGAAATCAGGATCCGAGGCAATCTCATAAAACAATCAACAAGACGAAAAATCGCGAGCAACCGCAGGAAAGCAACGTGCTGAGACGCAATTATAGCCGGATTGTTTCAAAAAAATCGCTCTTTTGAAAATGGGTCAAGCCCAGATTTCGGAACGGAGACAGGTTTCGAAGAGTTTTGTCGGGCGCGGATACCGCATGCGTTTCTGATCCAAGATTCCAGGTATTCCAGGTTTACGATCAATACCGTCCTTTCGGATTTGGGAGCTTTGAAAAACCCACTTAACGGCGGTCTCGGTGCAGTTTCCGACACAGACGGACACAGATGGATCGGATGCAAGAGGATAGTTCGAAACCAGCGTTTCTCTATCGATTGAAACAAATTCGCTCCATCCATCCAATCTGTGTTCTGGAGGAAACGCGATTTGCTTCCTTCATGTCGGTTTTTCAAAGCTCCCAATTTTTGAAAAACCTGCTTGATTGAAGCGACAGGCCGTTCTTGACACAGATGAACACGGATGGGTCGAGACAAAACGATGATTTGAGACGAATTCGTCGCCATCACGGTCTAAAATATATATGAACTCATCCCGCCGATCCGTGTTCATCTGTGGTTAAACGCCGCTGATTTCCCTCGAGCCGGTATTTAAGAGCTCCTGAATCTGGAATCCCAGATTTCGGATATTTCGGATTTCAGATTTCAGATGTTTCAGATCTCAGATTTTTGCAGACGCATCCGCAACGCGGCGGATGCGTCTGCCGTTAACTTGGAGTCTGTCGGAAAAGTCTCAGAAGCTTTTACGGAACAAGTACGACGCGCGAATGAAGAACGTCCGGCTGTTGCGTTCGAAGCGCGGCTCCAACTGCCCGGTGTAAGGGCTGAAACCGTTGTAGTTCGCGTTGTCGTTGTAACCTATATAAAAGGCCGTCCCGGGATTCGGGTTCCAACCGAAGAGCACCTGCCCGCTGGCGTTGCGGGTCAGCGTGTCGTAATCGAGCCGCAAACGGGTGTACGTAAACCTCGAAAACTGGTACGTGGAACGGATCGAAACGATGTTCGTATCGAACGCGACCCGTCCGGAATCGTTCCGTTTCAAGCGGCTTTTCCGGTAGCTGAACGACATCCGAAGCGGATCGGTCGGCTTGTATTCCAGTCCGGCCTCGGCGTCGAACTGATAACCCTTTCCGGGATCGAGCCCCGGATAGTCGCCGGCCGTGTTCGGGTTCTGCTGAAATCGGGCGAGCCACGCCAAATACGCCGGACTGACGCGGTCGAAACTGCCGCCGGCGCCGAAATCATAGTCGAAAGAATTAAAGATCGAACCGATGAAACCGTACGCGTTGAACCGTTTGTTGAAATTCTTGTTGATGTTGAAACTGAAATAGGGCTGATAGGCCGACCGCTCGGAATTCCCGAAGAAGGCGCCGGCCCGGTTGGCGGCGCGCTTCGGGCCGAATTCCTCTTCGAAGAGCCGTTCGTAGCTGACACCGCCTTCGGTATAGATGAACGTGTTTCCCTGCAAATTCAAGTTCAGGTTCATTCCCGCGACGCCGTTCTGCGATCTTCCCTGCCAATCAAACCCGAGCCGCGCGAATTGATTCCAATTGGCGCGAATGATCGTCGCCTTCGGGTTCGATTTCGTGCTGAACCGGTTCGCGAGCAGGATCGAATTCGTATTCGTCCGTTGGGTAAAGCCCGAATCGGCGCGATAATCGGACGTCCGCCCCGAAGCCTCGATGTACCAACCGCTCGTGTCCGCCGTTCGGTCGAGACTCCAGTGGTAGGCGAACCCGTTGCCGCTGCGGTACTGCGCGCGATCCTGTTCGGGGTCGTAGAAGAACTTCCGCGAGTGGGTTCCGAGCGCCTGAAACGTCATCACGGTCTGGTCGTCGAACTTGTACGTTCCGTCGAACCCGCCGACGAAATTCCGGTTTTTGGGGAAAACGCGGGCCGTGCCGAAGAATCCGATGTTGTTGTTTTTTCCAAAGTCGCGTTTCACTCGCAAAACGGTGAAAAACGCATTCTTGTCGACAAACTCATCGATCCGCGGCCGGATCACTGGATCATTCCGCTCGTCTTCCGAGTAGTTGCCGGGGGCGTTGTCCGAGGCTGCGAGAAAACCGAACGATGTCTTTCCGATCTTGCCGGTCAGTTTCGCGGCGAAATCGGGATCGACGATCGTCCGCGAGTAAAACGGCTGGAGCGGAGAATCGAAGATGTCCTTTCCTTCAAGAAAAAATGGGCGTTTCTCCTGAAAAAAGATCGGAAAACGCTGATTCGCTGTGACGACCGGCGCATCGGCCTCGATCTCGGCGAAATCCGGATTTATCGCGGCGTCGAGCGTGATGTTCGGCGTGATCGTGTACTTCAATGTCACTCCGATATCCTGTTTGACAGGTTCGTTGACGAAACGGCCCGGATCCCGAATTCCGTTCGGATTGAAGACCGGGTGATAGCCGTTGGCGTTAACCGTCGATATCGGAAACGTTCGCGTCCGGCGCCCGGTTTCTGAGAGCGTGATGCTCGGAACGATCTCGAGCGTCCGCTCGGACTTGATCTCATCGAGCCCGGAGATCTTTCCGTGCTTGACGAGAAAACCTGAGACATCGCGGTCGTCAGGCAACCATTGGTCGAACTCGTCATTCAAGCGGTCGATGTTGCGCGCCACGTTGAAACCCCAGTTCTTGCCCTTTCCGGCCGCGTAACGAAGCGATTTGAACGGGATCTTGGCCTCGACCGACCAGCCCCAGTCTTCGATGACGCCTTTCGATTCCATCACGATATCGACAGAAAAGTCGGCTCCCTGCTGACTCCCTTCGGTAAATATCCCGTCCTGCTGGATCCCGAGCGGATTGAATCCGAGAATGTACGCGCGACGCTGATCGTCGTAGGTGTCGAGCCAGACACGGACATTGTCTTCGTTGAATATCTGATCGCGTTTCGCGACCGTCGCTCGGATCTTGTCACGCTCGTCCCAACACTTGAACGCAATATACAAATGCTTTTCGTCGTAAACGACATAGACTTCCGTCGGCTTCGACGGCGCGGTGTTGTAGCCGGGATTCGTCTGGTAGAAATCCTTGAAGACGGCGGCCTGTTTCCAGATCTCTTCGTCGATCTTTCCGTCTATCACGGGAACGGCTTCGATCTTCGGGATCTTTATCGGGCGGCGCTTTTCGGCAGGTGCCTCGATCTTCGATCCTTTGGTGTCAACTTTCGTATCCACAACCGCCGCATCGGTATTGGCATTGCCGCCCTGAACCGTTTGCCCTTGAACAATGAATAAAGGCGCAAGAAAAAATAGCAGAGCAAATACAACTCTCATACGTCACCTCTGTGTCGTCAAATAAATGGTATGAATGCGATGAGAAAACAGGCCGTCAATTAACTAGAACGACGCCAAAACGAATTAGTTTCACAAAAAGTCCTAATTGTTGGACATCTCAATTGGCCGAATTGATGCTCATCGAGGTTCGGATCACGAGCCGGCCGTCTTCGGCGGAGAATGTGAAGTTGTTGCCGCCATCGCCGAGTTTGTAGGTGTAGTTTTCGCTCTCGTTTCCAACGAAGACAAACGGCAGCCCGTTGGCTTCGACCGATCGCGTGTTCGATGTGATGGTCGCGTTCGGCGACCCGGGCAGCGTCAGGATCACGGTGCCGTCGACGGCTTCCGCGCGAAAGCTGTCGAATTCGCCTTCGAGACTGATCTCGCCGTCAACCGTTTCGGCCACGGCATCGCCCCGAAAACCGATCACGCGGACGCGGCCGTCGGTGTTTTTGACCGCGAGTTTGCCGTCGACGTCACGAACGTTTACGGCTTCGTCACCGCCTTCGACGCGAATGTCGCCGGAAACGTTCTCCAGCCTGATCTCGCCATCGGACGTCAATCGCAAGTTGGATTTCCTGGGCACCATCACCTCGATCCGCACGCTTGCTCCGCCGCCTGGACAATCTTCGCAGACGGCCTCGTTCTCGACAGAGATGTTGACATCGGATCCCGAACTCACCGCCTTGACCTCAAGCGGTTTCGGCGCCCGGTTCTCGGAGATCCGGGTGACCGTGTATTCAACCACCGGCCGGTCCCAACCGCGAACGCTGATCTCGGCGTCGTCCGCCTTGACCGTGACCGTCGGGACACCTTTTACGTCGAACGACTCCGATTTCTTGTCAATAACCGGCGGTCCGCCTATAAAACGCGCATTTCGAAAGCGTTCGCGCATCTCGCGCTTCATCCGCTCCGCTTCGACCCGGATTCGTTTGAATTCCTCGGTCTTGATGAGTTCCTTCGAACGCTCAAATATTTCCGCCGACTGGCGCATCGCGTCTTGGGTCGCCTTTTCGATCTCGGGACGGGCCTTTTCAAACTCCTTCCGCGCCTCTTCCATTGCCTTGACCGCTTCCTTGTTCGCCTTCCGAACCTCCGAATCGATCTTCGACAGTTCTTCGGCATCGGGCACGTCGAGCGTGTCCGACTCGTCCTCGCTCGATCGGGTCGGCAAGAGGTCGACCACCGGATTCGGATTGCGGCCGTCGGATTTGCGCTTGATCGTCAAAGGGCCGTTGATGCTGTTCAGTTTGATGGATGCTTCGCCGTTGCCGATCTTGCCGAAAAGATCGCGGCCGACATATCTTCCTTTTCGAACCGGAAGCCCAAAATCGTTGGTGATCGGTCCGTTCATCGAGTCGGCTTTGACCGTCGCGTTGACGTCCGACGGGATCGTCAGGCTCACCGAGCCGTTTATCGTGCCGAGCGTGATGTTTCCGCTGCCCGCGAGTTGTTCGAAGTCGGCGACAACGCCTCCGTTGACTGTCGAAAGATCGGCGACGCCACGCAGATTCTGTGCCCGGACCTGCCCGTTGACGGCCTTTGCCCTGGTCACATTTTGCGCGTTGGTGATGCTGATCGAGCCATTGACGGTCTCGATCTCGTCGAGAACCGCGTTTTTCGGGACCGTCAGACGATAATCGACGACGACTTTTCCCATTCGGTTCCAGCTTCCGCGATCCCTGTTTCGATACTCGGTCTCGATCGTCAGCGAATCTGATTTCGCGTCGATCTTGACCTCGACATCTTCAAGCCACTCCTTCGAGTCCGCCGTTTTGACGATCTCGAGCTTGACCTGATTGTTTTCCCAGGTGTCGATCGTGATCGAGCCGTTCACGTTTGAAACCGAGACGCGGCCGTTCGCGCTGAGCGGATAGGTCTGCTCGGAACGCTCGGTTTCGTCCGCGGCGGCGGTCGCCGGTTTGTTATCGTTCTGAAACTGATCTTGCCGGACGGGCAACGTGGCGTCCGAAGTCAGAATTCCGCTTGCGAGTAATAAAGAAAATAGCCAAGACATTACGGTATAACTCCTGAATTAATGTTGAATGAACAGGAAATGAACTTCCCTTTACGATGGAGATACACCGGCGGCGTCCCGTCTGTGACACTTTTTTAGACCGGCGGCGGGTTGTGAGTTTGATTCGCGCGTGTGTTAAAATCGGCTTTGTTTGACGCGCTCCAGTTCCGACATCGTTGACACGGAGATTTACGTTGAGTTCTGCCTCCGGGAAGCGTTCAATTTACATCGATTCCAGGATTTGCTAGCTTTATACGTTTGAGCACGCGCGTGAACAGCGGAGAAGTAGGATGAATTTAAGACGAACAAGGCTCCATATATTGCACCAGGCTGAAGATCTCAGCAAGGAAGCCAAGGCCGGCGTCTCTCTCCATTGCCACACGGAGCATTCCAAGGAAATGCTGGATTTTGTTCCGCATTATGCCGAAAAGCTACCGATAATCGCGTACTTCTGGCGGAAAGAACGCGACAAATACGAGAAGAAAGAGGGCAAGGGCATCGATTTTTCGACCGCTTACTGGTCGCCGCCGATGACCGCCCACGATGTTTACGAGATCGAGAAGACCCAGATCGAAGGGGCCGGCCTCGAAGCGATAGTCTCGCTTTCGGACCACGACAGCATCGACGGCAATATGCGCAACAGCGAGACGAAGCAGCTGTCGCACGCGCCGATCTCGCTCGAATGGACCGTTCCGTTCGAATACGGTTTTTTTCACGTCGGCGTCCATAACCTGCCGAAGGATCGGGCGGTCGAGATCACGAAGGATCTTTTGGCATACACTTTCAGCGGCGACGAAAATCCGTCCAACGAACGGCTTTCGGAGCTTTTCGCGATGCTTGGCGAGATACCGCAGGTGCTCGTGATCCTGAATCATCCGTTGTGGGACATTGAAATGGTCGGCAAGGAGCGTCACGAAGTTCTGCTCCGGCATTTCATCCGCGAGCACGGCCAATGGATCCACGCGTTGGAGATAAACGGTTTCCGGACCTGGTCCGAAAATAAAGCGGTGATCGAAATGGCGGAAGCGCTCGGGATACCGATCTCGACCGGCGGCGACCGTCACGGCTGCAAACCGA
Coding sequences:
- a CDS encoding carbohydrate binding family 9 domain-containing protein codes for the protein MRLPRILISILFFSFAVQAQAEQNVKNTTEAGVSDSRGDSRGSKVEVPAEKRGSIKIPFIETGPSIDGKPDEEIWKQAAVFKDFYQTNPGYNTAPSKPTEVYLVYDEKNLYIAFKCWDEPDKIRATVAKRDSVFGEDNVRVWLDTYDDQRRAYLLGFNPLGIQQDGVFTEGSRQGADFSIDIVMESKGVIEDWGWSVEVKIPFKSLRYSAGKGKHWGFNVARNIERLNDELDQWLPDDRDVAGALVKHGRITGLDEIRSERTLEIVPSVTLSETGRRNRTIPRSTVNANRYHPIFNPGGIRDPGRFVNEPVKQDIGVTLKYTITPNVTLDAAFNPDFAEIEADAPVVTANQRFPIFFQEKRPFFLEGQEIFSSPLQPFYSRTIVDPDIAAKLTGKIGKTSFGFLAASDNAPGNYSEDERTELAICQRERATNPGRNCGSIEEFVDKNAFFSVLRVKRDFGTNNNLGFFGSARVFPKNRNFVGGIDGTFKLDDRTVMTFQALGTHSRKFFFDADLGTSKYRSGNGFGYNWSLDYTTDTRGWYVEASGQSADYRTDAGFTRRTNTNSIFLMNRLSTKSNPKAKLIRVNWNQSARLGYDWKGRSQNGSVGTSLSFSLQGNMSVNTSSGFTYERIFEEEFGPKRTLTRAGAFFGHSERSAYQPYFNFSVNRSFNKRFSASASMFSIWNSFDYDFGAGGQFGRVSPAYLSWLSAYLLDPGSAGSSPGLDPGKGLQFNFGFGFEYKPSDPLRVSLSYSKSGLKRNDSGKAAYETDIVSIRSTYQFSRFAYTRLRLDYDSLTRNVSGQMLFGWNPNPGTAFYVGYNENANFNGFSPYSGQLEPRFERNYRTFFVRASYLFRRSY